One window of the Shimwellia blattae DSM 4481 = NBRC 105725 genome contains the following:
- a CDS encoding dicarboxylate/amino acid:cation symporter: MKISFFKSLYVQVLTAIVIGILLGHYWPELGAQMKPLGDAFVKLIKMIIAPVIFCTVVTGIAGMESMKAVGRTGAVALLYFEVVSTVALIIGLVIVNIIQPGAGMNVDPASLDAQAVAMYAQQAQEQGVVAFLMDVIPASVVGAFAGGNILQVLLFAVLFGFALHRLGSKGQLIFNVIESFSQVIFGIINMIMRLAPIGAFGAMAFTIGKYGVGSLVQLGQLIICFYITCILFVVVVLGSIARVTGFNIFKFIRYIKEELLIVLGTSSSESALPRMLDKMEKLGCKKSVVGLVIPTGYSFNLDGTSIYLTMAAVFIAQATNSHMDIFHQITLLVVLLLSSKGAAGVTGSGFIVLAATISAVGHLPVAGLALILGIDRFMSEARALTNLVGNGVATVVVAKWVKQLDETQLQKTLDNPPSADSQKVPS; encoded by the coding sequence ATGAAAATTTCATTTTTCAAAAGCCTTTACGTTCAGGTGCTGACCGCTATTGTCATCGGTATTTTACTGGGACACTACTGGCCGGAACTGGGCGCACAGATGAAACCGCTGGGCGATGCGTTCGTTAAACTGATAAAAATGATTATCGCGCCGGTTATTTTCTGTACTGTTGTGACCGGTATTGCCGGTATGGAAAGCATGAAAGCCGTGGGCCGCACCGGGGCCGTGGCGCTGCTTTACTTTGAAGTGGTCAGTACGGTTGCGCTGATTATCGGCCTGGTGATTGTGAATATCATTCAGCCCGGTGCCGGTATGAACGTGGACCCGGCCAGCCTGGACGCGCAGGCGGTGGCGATGTACGCCCAGCAGGCCCAGGAGCAGGGGGTGGTCGCATTCCTGATGGATGTGATACCCGCAAGCGTGGTGGGCGCTTTTGCTGGCGGTAATATTCTGCAGGTGCTGCTGTTTGCCGTGCTGTTTGGCTTTGCGCTGCATCGCCTTGGCAGCAAAGGCCAGCTGATTTTTAACGTGATTGAGAGCTTCTCACAGGTTATTTTCGGCATCATCAATATGATCATGCGCCTGGCGCCCATCGGTGCGTTCGGGGCCATGGCATTTACCATCGGCAAATACGGGGTGGGGAGCCTGGTACAGCTCGGTCAGCTGATTATCTGCTTCTATATCACCTGTATTCTGTTTGTGGTGGTGGTGCTGGGGTCGATTGCCCGGGTGACTGGCTTTAACATTTTCAAATTTATCCGCTATATCAAAGAAGAGCTGCTGATCGTGCTGGGGACCTCGTCGTCGGAGTCTGCCCTGCCGCGCATGCTGGATAAAATGGAAAAGCTGGGCTGTAAGAAGTCGGTCGTGGGTCTGGTTATTCCGACCGGGTACTCGTTTAACCTCGACGGTACATCTATCTACCTGACTATGGCGGCGGTCTTTATTGCCCAGGCCACCAACAGCCATATGGATATCTTCCACCAGATCACTTTGCTGGTGGTGCTGCTGCTCTCTTCTAAAGGGGCGGCGGGCGTGACCGGCAGCGGCTTTATCGTACTGGCGGCCACCATTTCTGCCGTCGGGCATTTGCCGGTGGCGGGCCTGGCGCTGATCCTGGGTATCGACCGCTTTATGTCTGAAGCCCGTGCGCTGACCAACCTGGTGGGTAACGGTGTGGCGACGGTCGTGGTGGCGAAGTGGGTAAAACAGCTGGATGAAACCCAGCTGCAGAAAACCCTGGATAACCCGCCCTCCGCTGACTCACAAAAAGTTCCTTCCTGA